The following coding sequences lie in one Opisthocomus hoazin isolate bOpiHoa1 chromosome 7, bOpiHoa1.hap1, whole genome shotgun sequence genomic window:
- the LOC142361843 gene encoding uncharacterized protein LOC142361843 produces the protein MIFVGSKSKRAGGGKRRKGGPRAVQAPGCSQTGGCTPCSPPRALASILFYPFSPFFNLWGSGYLLGVPCSAECPQGGQSLGAARGPQRRRWQSLEAPCQQRDRPGPVPPPPRDTHPEAGVPQARTGSAVTAEPEPVGPAVIPPPGAGPHQTSSRSGTETLPGWVKRAWEKELSTRNPGWVLPPPHAWCVPPAAFPLHFTSRETLFTAKQKKAIKVTVQGVKRCPGAPEIEEAGCSYTSKSAESQAQLLRDTLRAQTSVLTKATSCSGFPEQVIAFSVMSACFLLPTAWILAHVEHYKSRSD, from the exons ATGATCTTTGTTGGGAGCAAAAGCAAACgggcaggggggggaaaaaggaggaaaggtgGCCCCAGAGCAGTGCAAGCTCCGGGCTGCTCCCAGACAGGGGGGTGCACACCCTGCTCCCCCCCTCGGGCTCTTGCTTCCATTTTGTTTTATCCTTTCAGCCCCTTTTTTAATCTTTGGGGTTCAGGGTACCTGCTGGGGGTCCCCTGTAGCGCAGAGTGTCCCCAGGGGGGGCAAAGCCTTGGGGCAGCTCGAGGACCTCAGCGACGGCGCTGGCAGTCCCTCGAGGCACCCTGCCAGCAGCGGGACAGACCGGGCCCTGTCCCCCCACCGCCGCGGGACACTCACCCCGAAGCGGGCGTCCCGCAGGCAAGGACGGGCTCCGCTGTCACCGCAGAGCCAGAGCCTGTAGGTCCCGCTGTCATTCCTCCCCCCGGGGCTGGTCCCCACCAAACCAGCAGCCGCTCCGGCACCGAGACCCTCCCAGGCTGGGTGAAACGAGCTTGGGAAAAGGAGCTTTCAACCAGAAACCCTGGCTGGGTTTTGCCTCCACCCCACGCTTGGTGTGTACCCCCTGCTGCCTTTCCACTGCACTTCACAAGCCGGGAGACTCTTTTTACagccaaacagaaaaaagcaataaAGGTGACAGTGCAAGGGGTTAAGCGCTGCCCTGGTGCGCCAGAAATAGAAGAGGCTGGCTGCAGTTACACCTCAAAGTCAGCTGAAAGTCAGGCACAGCTGCTCCGGGACACGCTGCGAGCCCAAACCTCGGTGCTGACGAAGGCCACGAGCTGCTCCGGTTTCCCA GAGCAAGTCATCGCGTTTTCCGTGATGTCCGCGTGCTTCCTGCTGCCGACAGCCTGGATCCTGGCGCACGTGGAGCACTACAAGAGCAGATCAGACTAA
- the RIC8A gene encoding chaperone Ric-8A — protein sequence MELRSVVAAVESGEQDAVLKVLQIYNREKSQCFTFDDEEREERKKMAQLLIKFLERELQPSCQVTCLESIRILSRDKYCLDPFTTKEGLKTLARHAGIDYSEELIREVPDLDVILESLKCLCNIVFSSPRAQELTAEARLVVGLAKRIKLYNERSLPHEVKFFDLRLLFLLTALRVDIRQQLAQELRGISLMTDTLELTLGVKWLDPYEVANEEGLLPPLPRQETERAMEILKVLFNITFDSSKREVDEEDAALYRHLGALLRHCLMISADGEDRTEEFHSHTVNLLGNLPLKCLDVLLTPKVQPGSLEYMGVNMDAVSILLDFLERRLDRGHKLKESLTPVLNLLTESARVHRQTRKFLKAKVLPPLRDVRNRPEVGNSLRNKLVRLMTHIDTDVKHCAAEFLFVLCKESVSRFVKYTGYGNAAGLLAARGLMAGGREEGEYSEDEDTDTEEYKEAKANINPVTGRVEEKLPNPMEGMTDEQKEYEAMKLVNMFDKLSREQVIQPMGITPSGSLAPMENTIRDMADERSSSDSDLGLD from the exons ATGGAGCTCAGGAGCGTGGTAGCCGCGGTGGAGAGCGGGGAGCAGGACGCGGTGCTCAAGGTGCTGCAGATCTACAACCGGGAG AAATCTCAGTGCTTCACCTTTGACGATGAGGAGCGGGAAGAGAGAAAG AAAATGGCCCAGCTGCTGATTAAGTTCCTGGAAAGAGAGCTGCAGCCGTCCTGCCAGGTCACGTGTTTGGAAAGCATCCGCATCCTGTCCCGGGACAAATACTGCCTTGACCCCTTCACCACCAAGGAAGGCCTGAAGACCCTCGCCAGGCACGCTGGCATTGATTACTCAGAGGAGCTCATCCGGGAGGTCCCGGACTTGGATGTGATCCTGGAATCCCTCAAATGCCTCTGCAACATTGTCTTCAGCAGCCCTCGGGCACAGGAGCTGACAGCAGAAGCCCGGCTGGTGGTGGGCCTGGCCAAGCGCATCAAACTGTACAACGAGAGGAGCCTTCCGCACGAGGTCAAGTTCTTCGACCTGCGTTTGCTCTTCCTGCTGACGGCACTGCGAGTGGACATCCGGCAGCAGCTGGCCCAGGAGCTCAGGGGCATTAGCCTGATGACAGATACCCTGGAGCTGACCCTGGGTGTCAAGTGGTTGGACCCCTACGAAGTTGCCAATGAGGAGGGACTTCTCCCACCTCTGCCCCGGCAGGAGACAGAGCGAGCCATGGAGATCCTGAAAGTGCTCTTCAATATCACCTTTGATTCCAGCAAGAGGGAGGTGGACGAG GAAGACGCTGCTTTGTACCGGCACTTGGGTGCCCTCCTGCGCCACTGCCTCATGATCTCTGCTGACGGAGAGGACCGGACAGAGGAGTTCCACAG tCATACGGTTAACCTTTTGGGCAACCTGCCCCTGAAGTGTCTGGATGTCCTCCTGACCCCGAAAGTCCAGCCAGGCTCGCTAGAGTACATGGGTGTCAACATGGATGCAGTCAGCATCCTGCTGGATTTCCTAGAGCGACGCCTTGACAGG GGACACAAGCTGAAGGAGAGTCTGACCCCGGTGCTGAACCTGCTGACGGAGAGCGCCCGAGTCCACCGCCAGACGAGGAAGTTCCTGAAGGCGAAG GTGCTGCCGCCGCTCCGGGACGTGAGGAATCGGCCGGAGGTGGGGAACTCTCTGCGGAACAAGCTGGTGCGTTTGATGACCCACATCGACACTGACGTGAAGCACTGCGCGGCAGAGTTCCTCTTTGTGCTCTGCAAGGAGAGTG TGTCACGGTTTGTGAAGTACACGGGCTACGGGAATGCAGCTGGGCTCCTGGCAGCACGAGGCCTCATGGCTGGTGGTCGGGAAGAGGGAGAGTACTCAGAAGATGAAGACACAGACACTGAGGAGTACAAAGAGGCAAAGGCCAA CATTAACCCTGTGACAGGACGCGTTGAGGAGAAACTACCCAACCCCATGGAAGGGATGACTGACGAGCAGAAGGAATATGAAGCCATGAAGTTAGTCAACATGTTTGACAAATTGTCCAG AGAGCAAGTCATCCAGCCCATGGGCATCACGCCGAGCGGCAGCCTGGCCCCCATGGAGAACACCATCCGCGATATGGCTGACGAGAGGTCGTCGTCCGACTCGGACCTGGGGCTGGACTGA
- the SIRT3 gene encoding NAD-dependent protein deacetylase sirtuin-3, mitochondrial isoform X1 produces MERGWRRGGGLLAAAWRSLRQRGPGGPARPPPHPRIQGARPLSLSAAARAVLGAGRWGGDGGKQQLTLHDVAELIRKQRCRRVVVMAGAGISTPSGIPDFRSPGSGLYSNLEQYDIPYPEAIFEVTYFFVNPKPFFTLAKELYPGNYRPNYAHYFLRLLHDKGLLLRLYTQNIDGLERAAGIPPDRLVEAHGTFATATCTVCRRKFPGEDFRGDVMADKVPQCPVCTGVVKPDIVFFGEELPQRFFLHMTDFPMADLLFVIGTSLEVEPFASLAGAVRSSVPRVLINRDLVGPFAWQQRCSDVAQLGDVVSGVEKLVELLGWTEEMQTLIQKEKEKLDAKDK; encoded by the exons atGGAGCgggggtggcggcgcggcggcgggctgctggcggcgg CGTGgcggagcctgcggcagcgcggccccgggggcccggcccggccccccccgcacccgag GATCCAAGGGGCCAGGCCCCTCTCTCTGTCTGCTGCGGCCAGAGCCGTTCTGGGAGCGGGCAGGTGGGGAGGTGAcggtgggaagcagcagctcacCCTGCACGACGTGGCAGAGCTCATTCGGAAGCAGCGGTGTCGCCGGGTGGTGGTGATGGCTGGCGCCGGGATCAGCACGCCCAGCGGCATCCCGGATTTTAG GTCCCCGGGGAGCGGCCTCTACAGCAATCTGGAGCAGTACGACATCCCCTACCCAGAAGCCATCTTCGAAGTGACCTATTTCTTTGTCAACCCTAAGCCCTTTTTCACTCTGGCCAAGGAGCTCTACCCTGGCAACTACAGACCCAACTACGCCCACTATTTCCTGAGACTCCTGCACGACAAAGGGCTCCTCCTGCGCCTCTATACCCAGAACATCGACGGGCTGGAGAGAG CTGCTGGGATCCCTCCCGATAGACTGGTGGAAGCCCACGGCACCTTTGCCACTGCCACTTGTACGGTCTGTCGAAGGAAGTTCCCAGGAGAGGACTTCAGG GGGGACGTCATGGCAGACAAGGTCCCTCAGTGTCCCGTCTGCACTGGAGTCGTCAAGCCTGACATTGTGTTCTTTGGCGAGGAGCTCCCGCAGCGCTTCTTCCTGCACATGACCGACTTCCCCATGGCAGACCTGCTTTTCGTCATCGGAACGTCCCTCGAG GTGGAGCCCTTCGCCAGCCTGGCAGGAGCCGTCCGCAGCTCCGTGCCCCGAGTCCTGATCAACCGAGATCTCGTGGGACCCTTCGCCTGGCAGCAGCGCTGCAGTGACGTAGCCCAGCTGGGGGATGTGGTCAGTGGCGTCGAGAAGCTggtggagctgctgggctggactGAAGAGATGCAAACActaattcagaaggaaaaagaaaag CTGGATGCAAAAGACAAATAG
- the PSMD13 gene encoding 26S proteasome non-ATPase regulatory subunit 13: MKDVPGFLQQSQSAAPGQAAVWHRLEELYNKKLWHQLTLQVLDFVQDPCFAQGDGLIKLYENFISEFEHRVNPLSLVEIILHVVRQMTDPNVALTFLEKTREKVKSSDEAVILCKTAIGALKLNIGDLQVTKETIEEVEEMLNNLPGVTSVHSRFYDLSSKYYQTIGNHASYYKDALRFLGCIDVKDLPVSEQQERAFTLGLAGLLGEGVYNFGELLMHPVLESLRSTDRQWLIDTLYAFNSGNVETFQALKSAWGQQPDLAANESLLLQKIQLLCLMEMTFTRPANHRQLTFEEIAKSAKVTVNEVELLVMKALSVGLVKGSIDEVDKRVHMTWVQPRVLDLQQIKGMKDRLEFWCTDVRSMEMLVEHQAHDILT, translated from the exons ATGAAGGACGTGCCGGGCTTcctgcagcagagccagagcGCGGCGCCGGGCCAGGCCGCCGTCTGGCACCGCCTGGAGGAGCTCTACAACAAGAA GCTCTGGCACCAGCTGACTCTGCAGGTTCTGGACTTCGTTCAGGACCCGTGCTTTGCCCAGGGAGATGGGCTCATCAAG CTTTACGAGAACTTCATCAGTGAGTTTGAACACAG GGTGAACCCCCTGTCCCTGGTGGAGATCATTCTTCATGTAGTCAGACAGATGACAG ATCCCAATGTGGCCCTTACTTTTCTGGAAAAGACTCGAGAAAAG GTGAAAAGCAGTGATGAAGCTGTCATTTTGTGTAAGACAGCCATTGGGGCACTCAAGCTGAACATCGGAGACCTGCAGGTCACCAAG GAGACCATTGAGGAGGTTGAGGAGATGCTGAACAATCTCCCGGGGGTGACTTCAGTTCACAGCCGCTTCTACGATCTCTCCAGCAAGTATTACCAGACGATTGGGAACCATGCCTCTTACTACAAGGATGCTCTGCGCTTCCTGGGATGCATCGATGTTAAAGATCTGCCGG tatcagagcagcaggagagagccttTACCCTGGGACTGGCAGGGCTCTTGGGAGAAGGCGTTTATAACTTTGGGGAGCTG CTCATGCACCCCGTTCTGGAGTCCCTGAGAAGCACTGATCGGCAGTGGCTGATTGACACGCTCTATGCCTTCAACAGTGGAAATGTCGAGACGTTTCAGGCTCTGAAGTCGGCGTGGGGTCAGCAG CCGGATCTTGCTGCAAATGAatcacttctgctgcagaagATTCAGCTGTTATGTCTTATGGAG ATGACTTTCACCCGACCAGCCAATCACAGACAGCTCACTTTTGAAGAAATTGCAAAGAGTGCCAAAGTCACCGTGAATGAG gtggAACTGCTGGTGATGAAGGCGCTCTCGGTAGGCTTGGTAAAGGGCAGTATTGATGAAGTCGACAAGAGGGTGCATATGACATGGGTACAACCACGCGTGTTGGATTTACAGCAG ATCAAAGGGATGAAAGACCGCCTGGAGTTCTGGTGCACGGATGTGAGGAGCATGGAGATGTTGGTGGAGCACCAAGCTCATGACATCCTGACATAG
- the SIRT3 gene encoding NAD-dependent protein deacetylase sirtuin-3, mitochondrial isoform X2 — MADKVPQCPVCTGVVKPDIVFFGEELPQRFFLHMTDFPMADLLFVIGTSLEVEPFASLAGAVRSSVPRVLINRDLVGPFAWQQRCSDVAQLGDVVSGVEKLVELLGWTEEMQTLIQKEKEKLDAKDK, encoded by the exons ATGGCAGACAAGGTCCCTCAGTGTCCCGTCTGCACTGGAGTCGTCAAGCCTGACATTGTGTTCTTTGGCGAGGAGCTCCCGCAGCGCTTCTTCCTGCACATGACCGACTTCCCCATGGCAGACCTGCTTTTCGTCATCGGAACGTCCCTCGAG GTGGAGCCCTTCGCCAGCCTGGCAGGAGCCGTCCGCAGCTCCGTGCCCCGAGTCCTGATCAACCGAGATCTCGTGGGACCCTTCGCCTGGCAGCAGCGCTGCAGTGACGTAGCCCAGCTGGGGGATGTGGTCAGTGGCGTCGAGAAGCTggtggagctgctgggctggactGAAGAGATGCAAACActaattcagaaggaaaaagaaaag CTGGATGCAAAAGACAAATAG